One window of Leopardus geoffroyi isolate Oge1 chromosome B3, O.geoffroyi_Oge1_pat1.0, whole genome shotgun sequence genomic DNA carries:
- the GPR68 gene encoding ovarian cancer G-protein coupled receptor 1 has protein sequence MGNVTENSSLSCPIDHTIHQTLAPVVYVAVLVVGFPANCLSLYFGYLQIKARNELGVYLCNLTVADLFYICSLPFWLQYVLQHDNWSHGDLSCQLCGILLYENIYISVGFLCCISIDRYLAVAHPFRFHQFRTLKAAVGVSALIWAKELLTSVYFLRHQEVVEDDKRHRVCFEHYPLEPWQRGINYYRFLVGFLFPLCLLLASYQGILRAVRRSHGTQKSRKDQIQRLVFSTVVIFLACFLPYHTLLLVRSLWEASCQFARAVFNAYHFALLLTSFNCVADPVLYCFVSESTHRDLGRLRGACLAFLTCARTGRAREAYPSGTADASGKSDEPELLTRLHSTFQTPNSPGAGGTPAGGLA, from the coding sequence ATGGGGAACGTCACTGAGAACTCGTCGCTGAGCTGTCCCATCGACCACACCATCCACCAGACTCTGGCCCCGGTGGTCTACGTGGCGGTGCTGGTGGTGGGCTTCCCGGCCAACTGCCTGTCCCTCTACTTCGGCTACCTGCAGATCAAGGCCCGGAACGAGCTGGGCGTGTACCTGTGCAACCTGACGGTGGCCGACCTCTTCTACATCTGCTCGCTCCCCTTCTGGCTGCAGTACGTGCTGCAGCACGACAACTGGTCGCACGGGGACCTGTCCTGCCAGCTGTGCGGCATCCTCCTCTACGAGAACATCTACATCAGCGTGGGCTTCCTGTGCTGCATCTCCATCGACCGCTACCTGGCCGTGGCCCACCCCTTCCGCTTCCACCAGTTCCGCACCCTGAAGGCGGCCGTGGGCGTCAGCGCGCTCATCTGGGCCAAGGAGCTGCTGACCAGCGTCTACTTCCTCAGGCACCAGGAGGTGGTGGAGGACGACAAGCGGCACCGCGTCTGCTTCGAGCACTACCCGCTGGAGCCGTGGCAGCGCGGCATCAACTACTACCGCTTCCTGGTGGGCTTCCTCTTCCCGCTGTGCCTGCTGCTGGCCTCCTACCAGGGCATCCTGCGGGCCGTGCGCCGCAGCCACGGCACCCAGAAGAGCCGCAAGGACCAGATCCAGCGGCTCGTGTTCAGCACGGTGGTCATCTTCCTGGCCTGCTTCCTGCCCTACCACACCCTGCTGCTGGTGCGCAGCCTCTGGGAGGCCAGCTGCCAGTTCGCCAGGGCCGTCTTCAACGCCTACCACTTCGCCCTGCTCCTCACCAGCTTCAACTGCGTGGCCGACCCCGTGCTGTACTGCTTCGTCAGCGAGTCCACCCACAGGGACCTGGGCCGCCTGCGCGGGGCCTGCCTGGCCTTCCTCACCTGCGCCAGGACCGGCCGGGCCAGGGAGGCCTACCCGTCGGGCACCGCCGACGCCTCGGGGAAGAGCGATGAGCCCGAGTTGCTGACCAGGCTCCACTCGACCTTCCAGACCCCGAACTCGCCTGGAGCGGGCGGGACCCCCGCGGGCGGCTTGGCCTAG